The DNA region GCCGTCGTCGTCCTCGACGTCACCGAGCCCGTCTCCGTGCAGGACCTGCGGATCATCGACCTGGTGCTCGAGTCGGGCCGTGCGCTCGTCCTCGCCTACAACAAGTGGGACCTGCTCGACGACGAACGCCGCCGCTACCTCGAGCGCGAGATCGAGCAGGACCTGGCGCACGTCGCCTGGGCCCCGCGCGTGAACATCTCCGCCCGCACCGGCCGCCACCTCGAGAAGCTCGTGCCGGCGCTCGAGACCGCCCTCGCGTCGTGGGACACCCGCATCCCGACGGGCAAGGTCAACGCCTTCATCGCCGAGCTCGTCCAGGAACACCCCCACCCCGTGCGCGGCGGCAAGCAGCCCCGCATCCTGTTCGGGACCCAGGCGTCGAGCCAGCCGCCGACGTTCGTGCTCTTCACGTCGGCGTTCCTCGACCCGCAGTACCGACGGTTCATCACCCGTCGACTCCGCGAGGTCTGGGGCTTCTCCGGCACCCCGATCAACGTCAACATGCGCGTGCGCGAGCGCCGGAAGCGCTGAGTCGCAGCTCCATCACGCACAACGCGTCCCGTCTGCACGGGGCGCGTTGTGCGTTCGTCGCACTGTCCGGCGCGTTCGGCCGGGAGGCCCGGAGCGCGTCCGCAGCGTCGGCGCGGCATCATGGGAGCGTGCGCATCGGGCGGTGGGGAACGGATCGACGTCGGCTCACCCTGGTGGGTGCCCTCGTCGCCGTGGTCGTCGTCGGCTCGGTGTCACTCTGGACGGTCTCGCACGCACCAGCCGAGGACGACGCAGTCACCCGCTCCGATCGAGCCGTCCCCGAACCCGCGCAGTCGCCCGCGGAGGGGCTGCGACCGTCCAACGGCCTCGGCGAACCCTTGCCCGAGGAGTCCCCGGCCGTGCAACCCGTCGATTCGTCGCCGATCGAGCCGTGGTGGCGCCGTGTCCCGCCGGTCTCCGGGGACATCGTCGGCATCGACGGCGCCGCTGCCTCGGGCCACGTCCACATCGCGGGGAACACGGGTGACTCCACCCTCGCGGTCGAGATCGCGCACCTGAAGACGGGAACGACGGGTCCGGTCGACGTCGTGTTGTCCGGTGGGACGGTCACCGGAGGCAAGGACCCGGAGTGGACGCCGGCGGGGGAGTCCTTCGACGTGTTCCAGGCCGCGGGTCTCGAAGAGGGGCTGACCGTCGTGCTCGGCGAGCCGTGGACGCTGCCCGACGAGGTCCGCTCTCTCGTCCTGCTCGATGCGGCGACCGGCACCGTGCTGGGCGGCGCGGCGCTCGTGCCGAGCGACTGAGCGTTCGGGGTCAGCGTTCCTGCGCCGACCCGGAACGACGTCGTCGACGTCGTGCGACCTCGAGGACGTCGTTCGGGGTCGGCGACGGCGCGGTACTCCGACGGTCGCTCGATGCGGCACGATGTACTGGTGACGCAGCGCAACGACGGACTCGGTGGCCTCGCCGACCGTCTGTGGTGCCGGCTGCGGCTCGACCGGTTGGCCGGAGGCCGTCAGGGCGGGTACGTCATCCGCCAGGACATGCTCGAGCACCCCGACACCGTGCGCTCCTTCCGGTGGATCCGGTGGCTGCTCGTCGCGGAGACGATCGTCGGACTCGCCGCCATCGTCGTGGCCGTGCTGCTGACGCGCGCGGGGGAGACCGTGCCGTGGGCGGTGTGGTTCCGGGCGACGGTCGTGCTGCTCATCACCCTGACGCTCTACGTGTTCGCGTGGCGGGCGCAGCTCGGGTACTACTGGGCGTACCAGCGGGTGCGGTTGTTCAGCCGGATCTTCCCGATCGTGACGCTCATCGTGGCGGCGATCCCCGGGCTGTACCCGTTCTGGATGGTGATCGAGCAGATCGTGTTCTCACTGCTCATGATCGGCATCGGCGACGTGCTCACCACCGACCACATGCGCGCCACGTTCCCCAAGCCCGCCCACCGCTAGCGCCCGCGGCGGCTACGCGACCGTGGCCAGCGCGAAGGGCAGCACGGCGGCGGCCCCGGCACGCCGGAGTTCGCGGCCCGCGACGGTCACCGTCCACCGGCTGTCGACCAGGTCGTCGACGAGCAGCACCGGACCCTCGTGGGACTGCAACGCCGCAGCGAGCTCGGGTCCGACCTGGAACGTGTCCCACACGCCCGACAACCGGTACGCGCTGTTCGTCGCACCGTCGCCGCGGGGTGTGCCGCCGTTCCGGTCGAGCGTGCCGAGGAACTGCAGCCGTCCGATCGTCGACAGCGCCTGGGCCAGCGACCCCACGAGCTGCGGCCGTGACCGCGAGGACATCGCCACGACCCCGGTCGGCCGGGTCTCCCACGGCCAGTCCTTGAGCGCCCGGACACAGCCGTCGACGAGCTCGCGGGAGATCGAGGCGTCGGGTGTGGACGGCGAGAACAGTGCACGCAGCGGTCCGCCCCAGCCGAGGTCGGTCAGCCGCGCCACCGCGCGGCCGGGCTGCACGAGCTCGTCGGCGCCGATCTTGCCCCGCACCGAGACCCCGAGCGACGACATCCCCGAGGGCCACTGGGCACGCGGGGCGATCTCGACGCCGACCTTGTCGAGCGCAGCAGCCGCACCGGACGAGTCCGAGTCGGAGACCGAGGTCGGGAACCACGCCCCGGCACAGTTGTCGCAGCGGCCGCAGGGCTCCGCGGAGGGGTCGTCGAGGTCCTGCTGCAGCAGCTGCATGCGGCAGGCCGAGGTGGACTCGTAGTCGAGCATCGACGCTGCCTCGGCAGCGCGTGCCGCAGCGACCCGCTCGTACCGCGGGGCGTCGTACTGCCACGGCTGCCCGGTGGAGACCCAGCCGCCGGTGACGCGCCGGACCGCCCCGTCGACGTCGAGCACCTTGAGCAGCAGCTCGAGTGTGGAACGCTTGATGTCGACCAGGCCCTCGAGGGCGACCGTCGACATCGCGGTGTCGGTGGACAGGGCGCCGAGCACGGCCGACGCGCGGGCCTCGGTCGGCATCGACGCGCTGGCGAAGTACTGCCAGATCTCGCGGTCCTCACGCCCGGGCAGCAGCAGCACGTCGGCGTTGTCGGTGGCACGACCCGCACGACCGATCTGCTGGTAGTAGGCGACGGGCGACGACGGAGCACCGACGTGCACGACGAACCCGAGGTCCGGCTTGTCGAACCC from Curtobacterium sp. MCJR17_020 includes:
- a CDS encoding RecQ family ATP-dependent DNA helicase encodes the protein METTAPPSADIAAEAQQALAALTGRPDAVFHPGQLEAISALVEHRQRALVVQRTGWGKSAVYFLATLLLRRRGGGPTVLVSPLLALMRDQVAAAARAGVRAVSINSANAHEWGETQAALARDEVDVLLVSPERLNNPKFRDEQMPTLIARMGMLVVDEAHCISDWGHDFRPDYRRLAELIRSLPHGVPVLATTATANERVVEDVAEQLTAGPADPVFTIRGSLARASLRLGVLTLPDARQRLGWLLAHLGDLPGSGIIYTLTVSAAEDIARLLRDNGYAVRAYTGRTDTDEREQLEQQLKGNELKALVATSALGMGFDKPDLGFVVHVGAPSSPVAYYQQIGRAGRATDNADVLLLPGREDREIWQYFASASMPTEARASAVLGALSTDTAMSTVALEGLVDIKRSTLELLLKVLDVDGAVRRVTGGWVSTGQPWQYDAPRYERVAAARAAEAASMLDYESTSACRMQLLQQDLDDPSAEPCGRCDNCAGAWFPTSVSDSDSSGAAAALDKVGVEIAPRAQWPSGMSSLGVSVRGKIGADELVQPGRAVARLTDLGWGGPLRALFSPSTPDASISRELVDGCVRALKDWPWETRPTGVVAMSSRSRPQLVGSLAQALSTIGRLQFLGTLDRNGGTPRGDGATNSAYRLSGVWDTFQVGPELAAALQSHEGPVLLVDDLVDSRWTVTVAGRELRRAGAAAVLPFALATVA